A region of the Styela clava chromosome 1, kaStyClav1.hap1.2, whole genome shotgun sequence genome:
GCATCTATCATCCACTAATTAGTATGGATAATAagtgaagcacaaccggtgttcgCAAAACGATGCACCACTAAGTATGTTCCGTCGGTTTATAGCGTTTTGTGTCTTGGTGATGGGTTAATACCTAATAGGATTTTAACTATTCTCATTGTGACGGTAAAcgtgttaaaaatatttgaaaagggcCTACGCATCATGAAAGTTTATGAACCACTGGATTGAACGTATTTCGTTCTGAACGGAAAGTTAAATCAGAAACAATACGCTAATATTAAAATTAGATGAAGCAATTCTGACAAATTATTAGTTGTAAACCTGATTTAATGCAGTGTCtcttggacacgaaatggacctaagGATTATTCTGTTGTTGTGAGGAAATTGCTTTTCTGTTTAACAACAGTGCTGCCAAGTGCACAAAAAATTCCATAACTTAAAGCTTGTTGTAGTGGCTAGTAGACTATATTTAGTTAGTTCAAAAGTATCCGTGCGACCTATGGGATTTTCATTCCACCTAAAAGTTTTGTTCCACAacttcatgaaaaatataaatacggGCCATGATCACATCTCAGTGATCTGAGTGTCAGACTACCTGTACTGTGAAAGATCTGGTGCTATTCCGGTTTAGTTtgcgtatccatatatttgagctttgcTCGTAATCAGAAGGAAACGATTTTTGACTGAAAAGGTATGTTACTAAGCTACTTCGGTATTTACTCCATGAAGTGAAAAGCCCATCGTTGCGTTAAAACACAACGACATCGCGCGGATTTCCTCGTAACATGCATAGAAACTAGGTTAAATCACAGCTGGCTTTGAACATTCATCTGACGCGCCAGAGCAATTATTTACGCCCAACCGACTCACACTTTTGTAATTACGTCACGCGCAATCAAGCGCAACGAGAAAAAAATATACCACAAATATTAGCATATTTGCGAAGTTCTATTGTTCAAACTCGCCCGCGTAGAGCATACTTACTTGGTGATGCAGCTACGGCGATCAAGCAGGCCGTGCTGCCGGGGCGAGGCTGGGCCATTGCACTTGGGCCCAGTTGACCTTCGCGATTGCTCCAAATGCGAGCAACTCGATCACGTAATTTATGATAGTGGAGACAGCGTTCGCGCGTCTCCTTCCCAAAGAAGATAAAGTAAGTAGAGCGGGGTTGATTTCGGATAAGAAGTGATGTGACCAGCGTTAAAACGTGATTTTCCAGTTCATTCCGACCCATCGCTTTGCAGGTAGACTGTAATTGTCACGCAATACAGTGTGTAAACGAGGCGACATTAGTTCAAAACCAATTATCCCGCAAAGGCTTACAATTTCCTTTTTAGAAGCAAAATTGCACTAATCCAAGTTATAGATTTTTGCGCGGGGCTCAAAATTAGCGTGCATTTTGTGAACTAGAACAGGACTACCTAACTATTTTTGCTAAAGGTCCgtatacaaaacttgaaaattcttGGGGTCCGGTCTGGCCAGAAAATGTATTTCATACTGTGCCTAACTATATTTTAGTAACTCTATCTTTTCCGTTGAAAAGGAAACGCGAGTTGTGGAAAACGAGTAAACGCAAAATATTCCACATCCTTTTACATATCCAAAGTTAAATGGAGACAATCCtccagaataaaaaaaaattagacgcGGTCCAAATCGAATACTTGAAAGGTCCGAATTCGGACCgtggtccgccagttgagtagccctgaacTAGAACATGCAAACCAATTCAAAGTTTAACTTGAGCATTACATATATGTTCAAAAGTGGACTGCCCAGGCACACCAATCAAACTCAATTTTTGCCTGCTGCTGTTCTAGACAGAATTCTTGATAACTGGCGTTCAACGAAGCATGACCGGCCAGAATATATCAATGTAACATTAGCACAAGTGGTTCTGATTTACACTTCATTGCTTTCTAGGTTGGGACAAGTCAAATCTGAACCCAGATCTTGCCAAAAATAAGCAATAAGTTACATCCTTGACTTACTATATCTGTATGTATAGGTTTCATGTATACGTGAATCCATGTTAGAACGAATCTCAGGATAGAATAAGATTCGCGAGCCCATGCCTCCAAAAACAATAcatgacatggactggtaaacaGACtgggttcgccatatgataaagtTGTCTAATTGGCTTTCCAgtctcctgggataaatatgtaaatcctgtcctaTTCCAAAGTATGTTGGGGCCTGATAATTAGAATATTATAGAAGCTTATGTTCAGGGTGGTCATTTTAGCGCAATTTGAGCCCGGTGTCGAGTAAGAGAACTATAGCAGTAGTGGCGCTTgctttgaaaagtttgaaacgTGATTGGTGAAAACTTTCATCCATCCCCAAAACCAATATAGCCGATTAGAAGTTTGATTTCTTAGGCCTGGTAAACTCAAGTACAATTTGTATTCGGAAAATGTCATCCTGAAATAAGAATGTCGGTGCTGTTACAGTGTTTCCCCGGAAATAAGACAGTGGCTTATTTCAATTTCCTTCTGAAAAATGACACCagggcttatttttggggacgtcttttattttcatccatcaaaaacaaaatgacaaagtagagaattagaagattttcgaatatacagaatgtgaaaaccgatatccatttactaaTAAATAACACGCTTTCCTCTCTCACACGTTTTGAATTAATCATTCAAAAAATgtgggagagatttcttgctattgcctgggtcttattttaagggcttttattaaaattattcttaaaattcaggctaggtcttattttcggggaaaaaCACTGTATTTCACACTTTCTGGCTTTTCAGTCAGAGATCAAATTGTACTCAAGTCGGCTAATCCCAGTACGacattaaataaattaaaacgaATTACTTTAATGTTCAGTATATTGGTCCATTGTTAGTATTCACACTTTATCAAGCTTCGAAATTTCACcttcaataaaaaattacattttgtatTAATGATATGAGGGAGACTTCCATGTCTCATTAGAACTACCGGGTGCACAAATAATGAAGCTCAAAGATTCATTTAAAAACGACTCatggaaacaaaaatttgattcgGGATTAAGTTTAGCGTATGCAACTCTCCTTTAATTGTCTTCAGGTAATTCTAAGTCAACACAGTGCTATTTTGTCATAATTCAAACTTCCATTCTGGGCTATTAAATATACGAGTCTGCCAccaatatcaataatttattAAAGACTTCTTCTCAAAGCTAGCAAACTGTCTTGAGTGATAGATGTTTGCAGTAATTTATATGTCTGAAAGACCAATTACAATGAAAAATTGCCTACAATTATGTATTTTCTAGGTATTCGAGATTagtttcaaaaaacatttggttTGATTCGAAAAACCaacaggtattcgaaaatgccctgCCCTAACAAGAAGTTGCAAACATCACTCTGGATAAAAGCATTAAGGCGATAATTCTCCAACCAGAATGGCCAGATTCTAAGAAAGCTTGTCAATGCAAGCTTGCCAAAATAGTCATTTCTGAACTCCCAATGTATCAACAATCTCTTAAAATATCTAACGTTGCAACCACGCTatgtaaaaaaatgaatcataatTACTTGAATTGTGTTTTCAAATCGTGTTTCGTAAACCTGAAATGGAAATACAACTGTCAGAATTCAGAGATGGAGAATCAAAGAAATGTTGTATTTCCCATGTGTGTATAAAATTTGTGATTATTagataaaaaattgatttcagtCCCCAGACCCCAATTGTAACCAAGAAAACTTCAGCGAATGCATGTCTTCTAGATTTAAGTTATGGACTACCTGTGTGTCTTCCCGATTTGTTGAAAATTTAGACTCTGGCTCCCATTttggcgctccaaaagtatgtgtactaatatgaaggtcactaattttgtttgcctactttatatcaacttgtgtaaagggactgaaacctgtgggcagggggtatattcacttggctaacagagagagtccccgaactcatgatcggaatgaaattatggcccaacctgaaacacatacttcgggagtacccccATTTTTGTGGAACCCGAaattatgggcagggggtatacttactaggctaacacagacagtctccgaactcataatcggaatgaaattatggcccaacctgaaacacatacttcgggagtacccccATTTTTGTGGAACCCGAaattatgggcagggggtatactactaggctaacacagacagtctccgaactcatgatcggaataaaattatggccaaacctggtacacatatcgGTACTTCAAGAATTCCCCCCATTTTTGTGGAACCCGAAATTATGACTCTTAAAAGTTTTGATTCCAAAGATTTTGAACTAAGAAGAATATTTTCTTAGACAACAGAAACCATTTGTTTGAACCCTATAAAATGTTTGTCTTTTTAATTTGAAACTTGTAAAATggtaatttttatgaaataaattggACACGCTCAAGAATTCTGTTAAAAACTTTTCTTTGTTAATCcggtagtatgtgaaccaattttcattattttagttctattacgagttgggagactagccaagtgactcctgtagtatttgtacctgaaattatggtctaaccctaacctggtacacatactatgttccggtgtccgccatcttggttcacatactacgggagtaacagATCTTCAATGACAAATGAAATCTTagctttttcatatttataaacacCCAACAGCAGACacgtaataaacaaaattggtATTTACTTGATTCCTGAAATAAGTTGACTTCAATTTTTTCCTCTGTGATTGACACTCTTTAAAGAAGAGAAATATATCCTGTATACGAGCTGAGcctttttttaaaactcaagaaaataaaaatttcaaattttacccTTTGACTATAGTTTGCAAGGAGATAGATTATTGCATACAAattcattaaatgaaaaatggtTACGCCCCTGTATTTGGGCTTGCAGTAAATTTTGGTGGTCGTAAACAGTacacaattttaatcaaagtACTACACCCATTGTACTTTTTAGAcaagattattaaaattaatgcaaaacataaatttcacaattttgagAGAACACATAGAATCAGAGAAGCTGGGCTTGCATAACAAAGCCAATTTAAAAAGGGCTCCCAaagaattttaataaattgGAAGGGATCACGCTCAACTTTGGGAAGTCTTTCTGTGACCTGTGTAGAGCCACTTCGTATAGAGCACTTGAGCCTAGGATCTATTCTAGCCTACATAACATAATTACTTTATCTTTTGAAACGCTATCCAGGCGACTGCACAACTTCTTCAAACCATTTCTTCTCTGGAAGGCTGCTCATAAGAATCCTGTtacaactttaaaataaaataaccccTGCTTTTCATTTATTACCATATAACAATCTcacagtaaataaaataaacattttttattattgagctGCTGCAAGTTGCGCAAGAATTTATGCTGAGATCAGCAAAAAAACTTATTTCATGCATAATTCATAGTTGACAAAATGTCTAATTTAAGTCACTTTATTGTTCTTGTAGTTTTTTCATCGTGACTTCAGCGAGTTTTCGACTCCCTTCCTCTTGTTTAGCTTGTTCTTCGTGGATAGATCACCTCTTAACTTCACCAAGATCTTCAATATGGTCCTCTTCAATCTAAGAGTAAAAATTATTGTTATCAATTGGGTTTCTGGGGGACCAGCTGCTTATTTTGTGCGATGGatctgtatgcatataatgcaaggatgttgtagcaaGAATATTTATGACTATTCAAAGTGATCCAAAAGACCCACTGCACACTAACGGCCATACGACAGACAGCTATACAACTACTATACAACTAGTTCTTACACCATATTTTCGGAAGCACGAGGCGCACTTTGAATCTTATTTTTTCTCAAAAGGGGGGCGAGTGACTTATAAGCAAGTACACCCAATGTATGGgtcaggtagtgctttattgTCTACACCAGGAGTTCCCAAGCTtctttcaggacgaccccaaagacaagtttccagtgcgaccccaggccaatatatataatttccacgaaactttagagcttctttcactagacttttgagtttggtcatgaggtggtattaagtaaaataagctaaaaccaaacagtgatgtcacaataatcacctacattttctatagcataagcacggagcgatgcctatgggcctgttttacagtaagccatggtacaagctgctaaatttaacataatttatcaaatcttagatgttttgtacattcaTCTTCCACCATACATCAGCGACCGCCATGACCTGGTTGCGACCcaacttggggtcgcgacccctggtctacgccaatggttcccaaccttttatagTCTGTGGCCCCTTCCGGAGTCGTTTAGCTCTCATGACCCCTGTTTGTCATTCTAGTTGTATTAATAGcgttatttttattgatagattccaaatcccattatgtttaaTAAACAAACCACCAAGGGGAAGAAACCCTGCGAACTAAACTCATCAAGCaatgaaaattaggaaaaaacaAAGAGTTTTTTTGTAAAGGGGTAAGTtgaatcagttttgcgcctagcatgGTGGaccctccaactgctctgtgggcCACGGGCCCAAGGTTGGGAACTGCCAGTCTACACTCAAATTCAGTACCGGTATTACCTTTACCGTTGCGTCCGGTAGCCCTGATGAACCTTATGTATGAAGAAAAACCCAAACTAAGCAAAATATTGACACTGCTTACAAAACAGAATTTCTTACCTCATTCCATGTCTCTGGTATCAAATCAAACAATTCATCTGTGCAGTCTCCCTGAATAATAATCTCATCAGGACCAGACACAGAAGAACCACAAGAGAATTTCtgagcaaataattttgatgctTTCTTTAAGTTGACATCTGTATAGCAAAATGAAGATTTCTAGTTATGTTTTTATACACTGCTTACTGGCGCCTTTCAATTCTAACAAGACCTACAGCTACCATGTCTAGTATAGTGTAATACCACAAGTACTACCAATGGGCGAAGCGAAACAAAttttgcacatgtcaatcctaacccccacctgacatgtcatccaaaaattacgtcacaatcaggtcatagagcttgccaaagtagaCCTACAATCGCCTGAAATGGCATCAGCGCCGCCGGTAACAAACTCACTGACGCCGGCGACCTCTCTTATATCGGAACCGCTGCGACGTGATAAACAGCTTGCTCGATTTCAGGTGATCGATCGTCTGCACGTTGACCATCTGCTTACTTTAGAGGGCATAATTACCCAACTGTGGCGTCTCAATAACGAAATTTTTCGGtaacgtagtcaggtgggggttaggaatgacatatgcaaaaattgtaaagccaggccaactagaagtgcatgtggtactaaaccaGGGGTTGTGACCCCGAATTGGGTCGgtgtgataagtaggtagggtcatggagcaggtcatggggtcgctgaggtattgtagaggatggatgtacaaaacatctaagatttgacaaatcatgttaaatttagcagtttgtaccgtgacttactgtaaaacaggctcATAGGCATCgttctatgcttatgctatagaaaatgtaagtgcttattgtgacatcactgtctggttttaacttattttacttaataccaccacatgaacaaaatcaaaagtccagtgaaataGGCTCTCTGAAgttccatgaaaaatatatgttgagctggggtcgcactggacacttgaaagttgtctttggggttgTCCTGAGAAAAGACTGGGAACCTCTGTACtgaactataccagaccccagaTATCTCATGATATGTAAAGAGCTACTATTTATTTGAAACTATCAGTAAAAGTTACTCCAgcctaactcccaatccttcctcaatgcaTTTGCGCTAGCGGAtccgtataatgcaaggatgctgttcGGGAACAAACATtacatactatgcaattcaaacGACCCAAAATATGCAGtgtcaaaatgaaaaattgataaTGGGGATTCTACGTGATCTCATCGACAAACAAATCATTTATGATACAAGTTATTTGCTATtattctattaatttttttttaccgatGGCAGgcaatttatcatttttcagaCATAAATTTACATTAGAAAAGGGGGACCCTAATATGACAATTAGGATTCAAAAGTAATTGTTAACCAATAAATAAATTCGGCTTATTGGCCGAAGATAACCAGATATAATCTTGACATATACTCACTCGATGGTTTAATTATAATGCTTAGTATTGACAAAGACTTGAATCACTTCAAAActacggtactcctgaagtatgcgcaccaagatgtcgcacaacctgaactctaacttggtacacaacctgagttcaggttgtgcgccatcttggtgcgcatacttcaggaagtcCAGAACTACAATGTCAGGAAAACAAAATGTTCCATAATTTTTCTCACCGAATGTCCCTAATCCCTGAACTCTTGTTACAAATTTTTTCTTTCCCCTCGGAATCTTAGCGATTCGAACTTTATCCGGTTCTTTCTTTTGTTTTGCTTTAACGTTCCCTCTTCCTCCCCGTTTCTGTCTCTTCTTTTCACCGGATGTCTcctctgaaaaacaaaaatattggtgTTAAAAAAATTCGAAGACATTTTCCCCAGTTGCTTCCCTGTAATTTTATTGGGTTAAAAATGTTgatagaaaaattattaaaaagttCAATTTGCTCGAAGTGAAGATATAATATAGCGATAATCTGAATGAGTTTAAGGAATTGGAAGCATACATTTACGCGCCTACTGGCACATATAGAAAGATACATGATTTTAGCAGATTAATAATTAGgggtcagttttttttttcaaggtcAAACCTCCCCTCCCCCTCTTCTGAAATGTGAtaaagcagggtggtccaaggttgcagggccgcaaaaacttttgaaaatgtCTTGTGGACCGTAGTCGAAAaaaaggggctcccgaagtatgcgaaccaagatggaggacatcggaatgtaatatgtgtactaggttagggttaggccataattttaggtataaatactacgggaggctcttggctagtcttcgaactgataataggactaaaataaggaaaattggaaaaaaattatcgcctaacctgttacccatgttacgttctgatggccgccatcttggttcgcatacttcgggagcaccgaaaaaaATCCAGAGGTGATCAAAACATTGCGAATTTACCGCTCTAATCATTTTCTTGAGGAggatatataaagcctttagtTTTTAAATTGCTTGCCGAGGTTTGAAGTTTAGATAAAAGCGTGACCCATCTCAATGACTTGGTTCTGTCTGTACAAGATGATTCATTATCCTGGTACCAAGCACAGGACGTTATTCCCATATTGGCACCGTCTCGACGTtcatagatacaacattgaaattccacgattttaacaaacattaatcccgacatcgggattacgAGAAGGACTATTCCCAGTTGAAAGAGTTTAAAAAAAGCTCAAACAttttctgccaataaatacaaatatctgccaatgcaCGAGCCGCACAGAATGTGTCTGGGGGCCGCATGcggtccgcgggccgtagtttggacCACCCTTTGATAAAGCCTTTTTCTGCACCATACTCAGGAGCAATTTTTAAtaacttgaaacgctttttagaccctgaGAACTGTTGGAAAACCCACTTCTTCCGGCGGGATTTGCTATCTGTTACAGTCCAATTCGGCAATTAGAGATTTCTGAACCCCCTTTGAAAGTACCTGGCTACACTTCCATTAATAACTAAGTTATTTAAAATACAAGACAAGAGCTTATGGTGCTCCATCTCATTACACCATGCAACCAACCATTTTACCTCTCTCCGGGATAAATAAGCTTGCTTTAGGAAGCTGTTTCACTAATGCATTGAGAACAGTCACCAGTCTAAGGTTCCCATCGCCACAAAAAATCTTACCAAGTGAGAGCTTTTCCATATCAATTCCTTCAGCAATCAACAAATCATTGTTGTTGTCTCTCCAGTCCTTACATCTTTGTCGAGTAGCTTCTGGCATGAATTCACAGTATTCAAGAGGGAGGGTGCAttctgatataaaaaaaaaacatgaactGATTATTATTTAGTCTCTTTCTGTCTTTTTATGAGATTAAGTATTTCCACTTTTAAACAATGTCCTTACAAGCAAATCATTGACTTTTTAAAAACTATACCTTTGGAAATCCAGCCATTTTCTAGTTAAGCATcaccaatttattacatttacaCCAATTTATTGGAGATTTGACACAAAATGTCACCAGACTCGGTGAAATAACCAATCGTGCTAatcattaggaatacgcttgccatgattaccctgcgttggttcacaggttcgaatctcgGGGATACCCATGTGTGAgaagattgctgaactcctcgtcTGGCTTCGTAAATGCATGTACGAAAAATTCCTCCAAAACGCTTCAAAAGAAAAATATgatatcctatttttttttcaaattaccgAATAACTCATCAGTactatttaaatattcataaaagcGATCAGTGAACGCTTTGTACATAGCCTTAGAAGCCCTGTAAACGTGAGaatgacaaataaaaattgCCATGTTTCTACCCTAAAATCACTGAACCAGCCAGTACTGTAAGAACAACAGCCTTACAAGCCCTGTAAACGTGAGAACGACAAAGAAAAATTGCCATGTTTCTACCCTAAAATCACTGAACCAGCCAGTACTGTAagaacaagagagttatgctcaaatatatggacacgtag
Encoded here:
- the LOC120344163 gene encoding density-regulated protein-like codes for the protein MSDEEAETSEPEIEQQAEKKVSYPLKVFYCPECTLPLEYCEFMPEATRQRCKDWRDNNNDLLIAEGIDMEKLSLEETSGEKKRQKRGGRGNVKAKQKKEPDKVRIAKIPRGKKKFVTRVQGLGTFDVNLKKASKLFAQKFSCGSSVSGPDEIIIQGDCTDELFDLIPETWNEIEEDHIEDLGEVKR